A single region of the Variovorax paradoxus genome encodes:
- a CDS encoding non-ribosomal peptide synthetase — MDITATHDQIGKRFSRLNPAQRRAVYQKIRAEGLTIGQFPILQRDEAARVACAPSYAQMRQWFLWQLEPGSSAYHISGALRLQGTLDRNALQASFDALVERHESLRTVFRANAEGLVEQVVQQRAALDIPLIDLAALPAGERDARADEEARRIAERPFDLTADQLLRVALIRLHDKEHLLVVVMHHIVSDGWSLKILVDEFAAHYRARTNGQPPRLPALPIQYADYAVWQRHWLEAGEKERQLDYWKAHLGAEHPVLQLPTDHPRRPDGRYRAARHDVALPQQLADALHQRAQAQGATLFMVLLTGLQVLLHRYTTQQDIRVGVPVANRHRVEAEKVIGFFVNTQVLRNVLTSRTSLLQALEATRNAALGAQSHQDLPFEQLVEALQPERSLGTAPLFQVMFNHQRRDLRALENLPGLSLQDHELGGQAAQFELTLSVIEDAQGRAQASFHYAQELFDAQTVAHMAGHYLAVLGALAANPARAVGDIDLLAPAEKERLAQWGVNAPAGQASEPVHRLMERWAHERPDAAALLFGDEALSYGELDRRANRLAHRLIALGVKSDTRVGIAVERSFDMVIGLLGILKAGGAYVPLDPEYPADRLAYMVADSGIDLLVTQSHVKARIPSGEHVRVLQLDTLDLRAEPGHSPAVAVHAGNLAYIVYTSGSTGMPKGVMVSHGPFAAHCVETAVLYEMGPHSRELHFLSFSFDGAHERLFTALCCGASLLLRDASLWTAEQTLDALQRHGVTNAGFPPAYLRQLADWARDTGHCPPVQLYSFGGEAMSREGFDAVRRHLKPELLINGYGPTEAVVTPMLWKVDGAASFEEGYAPIGRPVGDRSARVLDADLNLVPRNVAGELYLGGEGLARGYLHRAALTAERFVADPFDAEGGRLYRTGDWVRWRDDGQLEYLGRIDHQVKVRGFRIELGEIEAQLLAQPEVREAVVVARSGPAGARLAAYVSLKAGQSVGAAALKERLARALPDYMVPSAIVMLDALPIGPAGKVDRQALPEPELLQDDKAYEPPLGEAEEAIAKVWCGVLGLERVGRNDNFFELGGDSILSLQIVARLRLAGWKVSPKQIFERQTVAQLAGAAEPVGDAKRTAAGDATGEAPLLPFQHAFFEMQMPVRHHWNQAVLLKCRKPLQLAAFRQALHAVVQHHDSLSLRYSQDAEGAWHQHYTAMPENELAELLWVRKARDTVQLEALCNEAQRSLDLARGPLLRALAVELPDGELRLLLAIHHMVVDGVSWRILLEDLQDAYRQSLAGQAVVLPAKSSSYKDWTTALQGYAASHAEGIGHWAALADAPANLLCAHPDGSNTAADQQTLEVRLDTATTQALLKDAPAAYRTQANDLLLTALGRALCAWAGHDKVLVDLEGHGREDLFDHIDLSRTVGWFTTLFPVALDPLGEPGAAIKRVKESLRAVPDKGIGHGVLKYLGNPAQQRALRALPRAQVVFNYLGQFDAGSEERAHWLLADEASGTPVDGGAPLTHEFAVNGQVHEGVLALRVSYSQARHDRSAVEGWVRRFQQELETLVAHCTSGAHGVTPSDFPLARIGAQQLDALPVPLSNLADLYPLSPMQAGMMFHTLYAPGGSAYVNQLRVDIDGLDVPRFKAAWRAVLQRHDVLRTGFLAGEPALQWVARHLDLPMTEHGWQDRVDAAGALDELAQAQLAQGFDLAKPPLMRFVLVHTQGGKHHFVWTMHHLLLDGWSTSQLMGEMLRHYAGEALAAPGGRYADYIAWLRKRDGKADERYWREQLARIDEPTWLANTLPKPRDARTGHGMHRCEIDAQRTRALAEAAKRERVTLNTLVQAAWALLLARHTGQRTVSFGATVAGRPVELPGAQQMLGLFINTLPVIAALEPAQRVGDWLRELQARNLGAQEHEHTPLYEIQRWAGQGGQDLFDSIVVFENYPLDQALKQGAPDRLRFGEVWNREETNYPMTLSVNQGETLVLSYSHARSQFGDALVRTLARRMEQLIELLATSPGAHVGDIGLQDEGKAALPPAPPVEPLHAADVAQPVHRWFEQQAALHPDATAVVFGDESLSYAELDARANKVAHRLIGLGVAPEVKVGIAVERSIEMVVGLLGILKAGGAYVPLDPEYPADRLAYMIEDSGIRLLLTQSHVQPRLALPGDVRVLALDDSSLDAEPAHAPEVPVHADHLIYVIYTSGSTGRPKGTQLTHRNVTRLLDSTQPWFGFDRQDVWTNFHSYAFDFSVWEIFGALCTGGRLVVVPFWVSRSPDDFVALLREQQVTVLNQTPSAFRQLIHSAALAAGDRLPLRCVIFGGEALEPESLRPWMDRFGDRQPQLINMYGITETTVHVTYRPIVRADLEEQSSPVGACIPDLGMWVLDGDLNPLSVGVAGELHVSGAGLARGYLNRAGLSAERFVAAPIGPAGGRLYRTGDLVRWRSDGQLDYLGRIDHQVKIRGFRIELGEIEAQLLAQPEVREAVVLAKEGAGGTRLVAYVSARAGQAVDAAMLRERLLQKLPDYMVPAALVVLDAVPLNSNGKVDRKALPDPEIAGGGTYAEPVGEAESALAAIWAEVLEVERVGRSDNFFELGGHSLTLLAVQAKVQKQLAVQLPLKRYFENPTLAAMAGAVQEEVGTAAAAVSEDLAQMAALLDLLED; from the coding sequence ATGGACATCACGGCCACGCACGACCAGATCGGCAAGCGCTTTTCGCGCCTCAACCCGGCGCAGCGCCGGGCGGTGTACCAGAAGATCCGCGCCGAGGGACTGACCATCGGGCAGTTTCCGATTCTCCAGCGCGACGAGGCAGCGCGCGTTGCCTGCGCGCCTTCGTATGCGCAGATGCGCCAGTGGTTTCTCTGGCAATTGGAGCCGGGCAGCTCGGCCTACCATATCTCGGGCGCGCTGCGGCTCCAGGGCACGCTCGACCGGAACGCCCTGCAGGCGAGCTTCGATGCCCTGGTCGAGCGGCATGAATCGCTGCGCACGGTGTTCCGAGCGAACGCGGAGGGCCTGGTCGAGCAGGTGGTGCAGCAGCGCGCGGCGCTGGACATTCCGCTCATCGACCTTGCTGCGCTCCCGGCCGGTGAGCGCGATGCAAGGGCGGATGAAGAAGCGCGGCGCATCGCTGAAAGGCCCTTCGACCTGACCGCCGACCAGTTGCTGCGCGTGGCGTTGATTCGCCTTCATGACAAGGAGCATTTGCTCGTCGTCGTGATGCATCACATCGTGTCCGACGGCTGGTCGCTCAAAATTCTGGTGGACGAGTTTGCGGCGCACTACCGCGCGCGCACCAACGGGCAGCCGCCGCGATTGCCGGCGTTGCCAATCCAGTATGCCGACTACGCCGTGTGGCAGCGGCACTGGCTGGAGGCCGGCGAGAAAGAGCGGCAACTCGACTACTGGAAGGCCCATCTTGGTGCCGAGCACCCGGTGCTGCAACTGCCGACGGACCACCCGCGGCGCCCGGACGGGCGGTACCGGGCTGCGCGCCATGACGTGGCGTTGCCGCAGCAGCTTGCCGACGCGCTGCACCAGCGCGCGCAGGCGCAGGGTGCAACGCTTTTCATGGTGCTGCTCACGGGGCTGCAGGTGCTGTTGCACCGCTACACCACGCAGCAGGACATTCGCGTCGGCGTCCCGGTTGCCAACCGCCACCGGGTGGAGGCCGAAAAGGTCATCGGCTTCTTCGTCAACACGCAGGTGCTGCGCAATGTGCTGACCAGCCGCACGAGCCTGCTGCAGGCACTGGAAGCCACGCGCAATGCAGCGCTCGGTGCCCAGTCGCACCAGGACCTGCCTTTCGAGCAGTTGGTGGAAGCCCTGCAGCCCGAGCGCAGCCTTGGCACCGCGCCGTTGTTCCAGGTGATGTTCAACCACCAGCGGCGCGACCTTCGCGCGCTGGAAAACCTGCCCGGCCTTAGCCTGCAAGACCATGAACTGGGTGGCCAGGCTGCGCAGTTCGAACTCACGCTGAGCGTCATCGAAGACGCCCAAGGCCGTGCGCAGGCCAGCTTCCATTACGCACAGGAACTGTTCGATGCACAGACCGTGGCGCACATGGCGGGGCACTACCTGGCCGTGCTCGGCGCACTGGCCGCCAACCCTGCACGGGCGGTGGGCGACATCGACCTGCTCGCGCCCGCCGAGAAAGAGCGGCTTGCGCAGTGGGGCGTCAACGCACCCGCAGGCCAGGCCAGCGAGCCGGTGCACCGGCTCATGGAGCGGTGGGCCCACGAGCGCCCAGACGCCGCGGCGCTGCTGTTCGGCGACGAAGCGTTGAGCTACGGCGAGCTCGACCGCCGCGCCAATCGCCTGGCCCACCGGCTCATTGCGTTGGGCGTGAAGTCAGACACGCGCGTCGGCATTGCCGTGGAGCGTTCGTTCGATATGGTGATCGGCCTGCTCGGCATTCTGAAAGCCGGCGGTGCCTACGTGCCGCTGGACCCGGAGTACCCCGCGGACCGGCTGGCCTACATGGTTGCCGACAGCGGCATCGACCTGCTCGTGACGCAAAGCCATGTGAAGGCACGGATTCCGTCCGGCGAGCATGTGCGAGTTCTGCAGCTCGACACGCTCGATCTGCGTGCCGAGCCCGGGCATTCGCCCGCAGTTGCGGTGCATGCCGGCAACCTCGCCTACATCGTCTACACCTCGGGTTCGACCGGCATGCCCAAGGGCGTGATGGTTTCGCATGGCCCCTTTGCCGCCCATTGCGTTGAAACGGCCGTGCTGTACGAGATGGGGCCGCACTCGCGCGAACTGCACTTTCTGTCGTTCTCCTTCGACGGTGCGCACGAGCGCCTCTTTACGGCCCTGTGCTGCGGCGCCTCGCTGCTGTTGCGCGACGCTTCGCTTTGGACCGCCGAGCAGACGCTGGACGCACTGCAGCGCCACGGCGTTACCAACGCGGGCTTTCCGCCCGCCTACCTGCGCCAGCTGGCCGACTGGGCGCGCGACACCGGCCATTGCCCGCCGGTGCAGCTGTATTCCTTCGGCGGCGAGGCCATGTCGCGCGAAGGCTTCGATGCCGTGCGCCGGCACCTGAAGCCCGAGCTGCTGATCAACGGCTACGGGCCTACCGAAGCGGTCGTCACGCCGATGCTGTGGAAGGTCGATGGCGCAGCGAGCTTCGAAGAGGGCTATGCGCCCATCGGCCGGCCGGTGGGCGACCGCAGTGCGCGCGTGCTCGATGCCGATCTCAACCTTGTGCCGCGCAACGTGGCGGGCGAGCTGTACCTCGGCGGCGAGGGGCTGGCGCGCGGCTATCTGCACCGCGCCGCACTCACTGCGGAGCGCTTCGTGGCCGACCCCTTCGACGCGGAGGGCGGCCGCCTGTACCGCACCGGCGACTGGGTGCGCTGGCGCGACGACGGGCAGCTCGAGTACCTGGGCCGCATCGACCACCAGGTGAAGGTGCGCGGTTTCCGCATCGAGCTTGGCGAGATCGAGGCGCAATTGCTTGCCCAACCCGAAGTGCGCGAGGCCGTGGTCGTTGCGCGCAGCGGCCCGGCCGGCGCGCGGCTGGCGGCGTATGTATCGCTGAAGGCCGGGCAGTCCGTCGGCGCAGCAGCATTGAAGGAGCGCCTCGCGCGCGCATTGCCGGACTACATGGTGCCTTCGGCCATCGTGATGCTCGATGCGCTGCCGATCGGTCCCGCCGGCAAGGTCGATCGCCAGGCCCTGCCCGAACCCGAACTGCTGCAAGACGACAAGGCCTATGAGCCGCCGCTCGGCGAGGCCGAAGAGGCGATTGCGAAAGTATGGTGCGGCGTGCTCGGTCTTGAGCGGGTGGGGCGCAACGACAACTTCTTCGAGCTGGGCGGCGACTCCATCCTGAGCCTGCAGATCGTGGCGCGGCTGCGCCTTGCGGGCTGGAAGGTGAGCCCCAAGCAAATCTTCGAGCGGCAGACCGTGGCGCAGCTTGCAGGCGCGGCCGAACCCGTTGGCGATGCAAAGCGCACGGCTGCCGGGGATGCGACAGGCGAGGCACCGCTGCTGCCATTCCAGCACGCGTTCTTCGAGATGCAGATGCCGGTGCGCCACCACTGGAACCAGGCGGTGCTGCTGAAATGCCGCAAACCCTTGCAGTTGGCCGCGTTCCGGCAGGCGCTGCATGCCGTGGTGCAGCACCACGACAGCTTGAGCCTGCGCTACAGCCAGGATGCCGAAGGTGCATGGCACCAGCACTACACGGCAATGCCGGAAAACGAGCTGGCCGAACTGCTGTGGGTGCGCAAGGCACGCGATACGGTGCAACTCGAAGCGCTCTGCAACGAGGCACAGCGCAGCCTCGACCTGGCGCGTGGCCCTCTGTTGCGCGCGCTCGCCGTCGAGTTGCCGGACGGCGAGTTGCGCCTGCTGCTCGCCATTCACCACATGGTGGTCGACGGCGTGTCGTGGCGCATCCTGCTGGAAGACCTGCAGGATGCCTATCGCCAAAGCCTGGCGGGCCAAGCCGTTGTGCTGCCTGCCAAGAGCAGCAGCTATAAAGACTGGACGACTGCATTGCAGGGCTACGCCGCAAGCCACGCCGAGGGAATCGGCCATTGGGCGGCGCTGGCGGACGCCCCTGCCAACCTGCTGTGCGCGCATCCCGACGGATCGAACACCGCTGCCGACCAGCAGACACTCGAAGTGCGGCTGGACACGGCGACCACACAGGCGCTGCTGAAAGACGCACCCGCGGCCTACCGCACGCAGGCCAATGACCTGCTGCTGACAGCGCTCGGCCGTGCCCTGTGCGCTTGGGCGGGACATGACAAGGTGCTGGTCGATCTTGAAGGCCATGGCCGCGAAGACCTGTTCGACCACATCGACCTGTCTCGCACCGTCGGCTGGTTCACCACGCTGTTCCCGGTTGCGCTCGATCCGCTGGGTGAACCCGGCGCTGCCATCAAGCGCGTGAAGGAAAGCCTGCGCGCCGTTCCCGACAAGGGCATCGGCCATGGCGTGCTCAAGTACCTTGGCAACCCCGCGCAACAACGGGCGCTGCGGGCGCTGCCCCGGGCGCAGGTGGTCTTCAACTACCTGGGGCAGTTCGACGCCGGCTCCGAAGAGCGCGCACATTGGCTGCTGGCCGACGAGGCGAGCGGCACCCCGGTGGACGGTGGCGCACCGCTGACGCACGAGTTCGCCGTCAACGGGCAGGTGCACGAAGGCGTGCTGGCGCTGCGCGTGAGTTACAGCCAGGCCCGCCACGACCGCAGCGCCGTCGAAGGGTGGGTGCGGCGGTTCCAGCAGGAACTCGAAACGCTGGTAGCGCATTGCACCAGCGGTGCACATGGCGTCACGCCTTCGGACTTTCCGCTGGCCCGCATCGGCGCGCAGCAGCTCGATGCCCTGCCGGTGCCGCTTTCCAATCTGGCAGACCTGTACCCGCTTTCGCCCATGCAGGCGGGCATGATGTTCCACACCCTGTACGCACCCGGCGGCAGCGCCTACGTCAACCAGCTGCGCGTCGACATCGACGGGCTCGACGTTCCGCGGTTCAAGGCCGCATGGCGTGCGGTGCTGCAGCGGCACGACGTGCTGCGAACCGGCTTTCTTGCCGGCGAACCGGCCTTGCAATGGGTCGCGCGGCATCTCGACCTTCCGATGACGGAGCATGGCTGGCAAGACCGCGTCGACGCCGCCGGCGCGCTCGACGAACTGGCGCAAGCGCAACTCGCGCAGGGCTTCGACCTGGCGAAGCCGCCGCTGATGCGCTTCGTGCTGGTGCACACGCAGGGCGGCAAGCACCATTTCGTCTGGACCATGCATCACCTGTTGCTGGACGGCTGGAGTACCTCGCAGCTCATGGGCGAAATGCTGCGGCACTACGCGGGCGAAGCCCTCGCAGCGCCGGGCGGCCGCTATGCGGATTACATCGCGTGGCTACGGAAGCGCGACGGAAAGGCCGACGAGCGCTATTGGCGCGAGCAGCTGGCGCGCATTGATGAGCCCACGTGGCTGGCCAACACCCTGCCCAAACCGCGCGACGCGCGCACGGGCCATGGCATGCATCGCTGCGAGATCGACGCGCAGCGCACCCGCGCGCTGGCGGAAGCAGCCAAGCGCGAACGCGTGACCCTCAACACACTGGTGCAGGCCGCCTGGGCACTGCTGCTGGCACGCCACACGGGGCAGCGCACGGTGAGCTTTGGGGCCACCGTGGCGGGCAGGCCGGTGGAGCTGCCCGGCGCGCAGCAGATGCTGGGCCTGTTCATCAACACGCTGCCGGTCATTGCCGCGCTTGAGCCGGCACAGCGCGTGGGCGACTGGCTGCGCGAACTGCAGGCGCGCAACCTCGGCGCGCAAGAGCATGAGCACACACCGCTTTATGAAATACAGCGCTGGGCGGGACAGGGCGGGCAAGACCTGTTTGACAGCATCGTGGTGTTCGAGAACTACCCGCTCGACCAGGCGCTGAAGCAGGGCGCGCCCGACAGGCTGCGCTTCGGCGAGGTCTGGAACCGGGAGGAGACGAACTACCCGATGACGCTCTCGGTCAACCAGGGTGAGACGCTGGTGCTGAGCTACAGCCACGCGCGCAGCCAGTTCGGCGATGCGCTCGTCCGGACCCTGGCGCGCCGCATGGAGCAACTGATCGAATTGCTCGCGACATCGCCCGGTGCGCATGTGGGCGACATCGGCCTGCAGGACGAAGGCAAGGCGGCGCTGCCGCCGGCTCCACCCGTGGAGCCCTTGCATGCCGCCGACGTCGCGCAACCCGTGCATCGATGGTTCGAGCAGCAGGCGGCCTTGCATCCGGACGCGACGGCAGTGGTCTTCGGCGATGAAAGCCTGAGCTACGCGGAACTTGATGCACGCGCCAACAAGGTCGCGCACCGGCTCATCGGTCTTGGCGTGGCACCCGAGGTGAAAGTGGGCATCGCGGTCGAACGCTCCATTGAAATGGTCGTGGGGCTGCTCGGCATCTTGAAGGCCGGCGGCGCGTACGTTCCGCTCGACCCCGAGTACCCCGCCGACCGCCTGGCCTACATGATCGAAGACAGCGGCATTCGCCTGCTGCTCACGCAAAGCCATGTGCAGCCCAGGCTCGCGCTGCCGGGCGACGTGCGCGTGCTGGCGCTCGACGATTCCAGCCTGGACGCGGAGCCTGCGCATGCGCCCGAGGTGCCGGTGCATGCGGACCATCTCATCTACGTGATCTACACCTCGGGCTCCACCGGACGGCCCAAGGGAACGCAGCTGACACACCGCAACGTGACGCGGCTGCTGGACTCGACGCAGCCCTGGTTCGGCTTCGACAGGCAAGACGTGTGGACGAACTTCCATTCGTATGCATTCGACTTCTCGGTGTGGGAGATCTTCGGTGCGCTGTGCACCGGCGGCAGGCTGGTGGTGGTGCCGTTCTGGGTCAGCCGTTCGCCCGACGATTTCGTCGCGTTGCTGCGCGAGCAGCAGGTCACCGTGCTCAACCAGACGCCGTCCGCGTTCCGGCAATTGATTCACAGCGCAGCGCTTGCCGCGGGCGACCGGCTGCCGCTGCGATGCGTGATCTTCGGCGGCGAGGCGCTCGAGCCGGAGAGCCTGCGGCCATGGATGGATCGCTTCGGCGACCGGCAGCCGCAGCTCATCAACATGTACGGCATTACCGAGACCACCGTGCACGTGACCTACCGGCCGATCGTGCGCGCCGACCTCGAGGAACAGAGCAGTCCGGTGGGCGCATGCATTCCAGACCTTGGCATGTGGGTGCTCGACGGCGATCTCAACCCGCTGTCCGTTGGTGTGGCGGGCGAGCTCCATGTCTCGGGCGCGGGCCTGGCGCGCGGCTATCTCAACCGTGCGGGTCTCAGTGCGGAGCGTTTCGTGGCCGCGCCCATCGGCCCTGCGGGCGGGCGGCTTTACCGCACCGGCGACCTGGTGCGCTGGCGCAGCGATGGCCAGCTCGATTATCTCGGCCGCATCGACCACCAGGTGAAGATCCGCGGCTTCCGCATCGAGCTTGGCGAGATCGAGGCGCAGCTGCTGGCGCAGCCCGAGGTGCGCGAGGCGGTGGTGCTGGCAAAAGAGGGCGCGGGCGGCACGCGGCTCGTGGCCTATGTCTCCGCGCGCGCGGGCCAGGCGGTGGATGCCGCAATGCTGCGCGAGCGGCTGCTGCAGAAGCTGCCGGACTACATGGTGCCCGCAGCGCTGGTGGTGCTCGACGCCGTGCCGCTGAACTCGAACGGCAAGGTCGACCGCAAGGCGCTGCCCGATCCGGAGATCGCCGGCGGCGGTACATACGCAGAGCCCGTGGGAGAGGCGGAGAGTGCGCTCGCCGCCATCTGGGCCGAAGTGCTCGAGGTGGAACGCGTGGGCCGGAGTGACAACTTCTTCGAGCTGGGAGGCCACTCGCTGACCCTGCTGGCGGTGCAGGCCAAGGTGCAGAAGCAGCTTGCGGTGCAGTTGCCGCTCAAGCGCTATTTCGAAAACCCGACGCTGGCCGCAATGGCCGGGGCCGTGCAGGAAGAGGTCGGCACAGCCGCGGCCGCGGTCTCGGAAGACCTCGCGCAGATGGCCGCGCTGCTCGACCTTCTGGAGGATTGA
- a CDS encoding non-ribosomal peptide synthetase, whose amino-acid sequence MSETSHLSERRARLSPEQLNLLQRRLKQGGDAAPARESIVRGHNAGPAPVSFAQQGQWFLWQVNPANTAYHVGGGLGFSGPLDVAALQAAMRSLTERHEALRTVFASGPEGLPEQRVLQHIHIDIPFADLSLLDAAEREIRYDEAVARVCRTPFDLTAGPLLRCALLKMAEGEHQLLLMMHHIISDAWSVQLMLDDLAQAYALRVQGLPDTRPQPEIGYVDFTLWQRKWLEEGEGERQLAYWRKRLSANQPVLALTTDRPRSAEARYSAAQYSLDIPAGLAEGLRQLSRAQGGTLFMALLTAFHALLFRYTGQNEIRVGVPASGRGRPETAGVIGVFINTLVLDARLAAHTSLADLLAQVRDASIEAQAHQDLPFERLVQALRAEHGHGAASLFQVMFNHLGQGDQPLRGWPDLSVRRIDLEQRAAPFELTLETIEREDGGIRANFRYAAELFEPSTIARMAGHYQRVLEALMKLPAAKLGELELLTDADRTQLAQWGVNTHRRGEAQTVHRLIEQQAAELPDAVALVFNDEVLSYGELNRRANQLAHRLMQEGIRPEVKVGVALERSIELVVGLLAILKAGGAYVPLDPEYPADRIAYMAEDSGLALVLTQERLKERLQLPAGVSMLALDTLDLGGYPQADPAVALDSDNLAYVIYTSGSTGKPKGAANRHGSLYNRLVWMQQAYALGEADTVLQKTPFSFDVSVWEFFWPLMFGARLAVANPGDHREPARLVQLIRAHEVTTLHFVPSMLQAFLAHQGVEACTSLRRIVCSGEALAAEAQNEVFRRLPQAALYNLYGPTEAAIDVTHWSCRDDGRTQVPIGRPIDDTQTYVLDAELNLVPPGAAGELYLGGAGLGRGYVRRAGLTSERFVADPFDSEGGARLYRTGDLVRWNSEGQLDYLGRIDHQVKIRGFRIELGEIEAQLLAQPEVREAVVLASQGANGAQLVAYVSAQAGHVIDAARLREQLGRALPDYMVPALFMVLETLPLNANGKVDRKALPEPARASAQAYEPPQGAREEALAAIWAEVLGVPRVSRYDNFFELGGHSLMSVQVVARVQGAMHADLTVSDIFRQPVLMDVAALIADAGERKPVAQSLSDIDAFMDSLEIA is encoded by the coding sequence ATGAGCGAGACATCTCACCTTTCCGAACGTCGCGCGCGCCTGTCGCCCGAGCAACTGAACTTGCTGCAGCGCCGGCTGAAGCAGGGCGGCGATGCAGCACCCGCGCGCGAGAGCATCGTGCGCGGCCACAACGCCGGCCCCGCACCCGTTTCCTTCGCGCAGCAGGGCCAATGGTTCCTGTGGCAGGTGAATCCCGCCAACACGGCGTACCACGTCGGCGGCGGGCTTGGTTTTTCAGGCCCGCTCGATGTTGCGGCGTTGCAGGCTGCAATGCGGTCGCTCACCGAACGCCACGAAGCATTGCGAACCGTGTTCGCTTCCGGCCCTGAAGGCCTGCCGGAGCAGCGCGTTCTGCAGCATATTCACATCGACATTCCTTTCGCCGATCTCAGCCTGCTCGATGCGGCCGAGCGCGAAATTCGCTACGACGAAGCGGTGGCCCGGGTCTGCCGCACGCCTTTCGACCTGACGGCCGGCCCCTTGCTGCGTTGTGCCTTGCTGAAGATGGCCGAGGGCGAGCACCAGCTCCTGCTCATGATGCATCACATCATTTCCGATGCATGGTCCGTCCAGCTCATGCTGGACGACCTTGCGCAGGCATACGCCCTGAGGGTGCAAGGCCTGCCGGACACGCGGCCCCAGCCTGAGATCGGCTATGTCGATTTCACGCTGTGGCAGCGCAAGTGGCTCGAAGAAGGCGAAGGCGAACGGCAGCTCGCCTATTGGCGCAAGCGCCTCAGCGCGAACCAGCCGGTGCTGGCACTGACCACCGACCGGCCGCGTTCCGCTGAAGCCCGCTACAGCGCTGCGCAATATTCGCTCGACATACCGGCCGGCCTCGCAGAGGGGCTCAGGCAGCTTTCGCGCGCGCAGGGCGGCACCTTGTTCATGGCGCTGCTCACGGCCTTTCACGCGCTGCTGTTCCGCTACACGGGCCAGAACGAAATTCGCGTCGGCGTGCCCGCCTCGGGCCGCGGCCGGCCAGAGACTGCGGGCGTCATTGGCGTCTTCATCAACACGCTGGTGCTCGATGCGCGCCTTGCCGCGCACACCAGCCTGGCGGATCTCCTGGCGCAGGTTCGCGACGCCTCGATCGAAGCTCAAGCCCACCAGGACCTGCCCTTCGAACGCCTGGTGCAGGCCCTGCGCGCGGAGCACGGGCACGGCGCCGCGTCGCTGTTCCAGGTGATGTTCAACCACCTGGGGCAAGGAGACCAGCCGCTGCGGGGCTGGCCCGACCTGAGCGTGCGGCGCATCGACCTGGAGCAGCGCGCCGCCCCCTTCGAGTTGACGCTGGAAACCATCGAGCGCGAAGACGGCGGCATCCGGGCCAACTTTCGCTACGCGGCCGAACTGTTCGAGCCGAGCACCATCGCGCGCATGGCGGGCCACTACCAGCGCGTGCTCGAAGCGCTGATGAAGCTGCCGGCAGCGAAGCTTGGCGAGCTCGAACTGCTCACCGACGCAGATCGCACCCAGCTCGCGCAGTGGGGCGTCAACACCCATCGCCGTGGCGAAGCGCAAACGGTGCATCGCCTCATCGAGCAACAGGCGGCCGAACTTCCTGATGCCGTTGCCCTGGTTTTCAACGATGAAGTGCTGAGCTACGGCGAACTGAACCGCCGAGCCAACCAACTGGCGCACCGGCTGATGCAAGAGGGCATTCGCCCTGAGGTAAAGGTCGGAGTGGCGCTGGAGCGCAGCATCGAGCTGGTGGTCGGCCTGCTCGCAATCTTGAAGGCGGGCGGCGCCTATGTGCCGCTCGATCCGGAGTACCCTGCGGATCGCATTGCCTACATGGCCGAGGACAGCGGCCTTGCGCTGGTACTGACACAAGAGCGCCTGAAAGAGCGGCTGCAATTGCCGGCCGGCGTGTCCATGCTCGCGCTCGACACGCTGGACCTTGGCGGCTACCCGCAAGCCGACCCGGCGGTGGCGCTCGACAGCGACAACCTGGCTTATGTGATCTACACCTCGGGCTCGACCGGCAAGCCCAAGGGCGCGGCCAACCGCCATGGCTCGCTCTACAACCGGCTGGTGTGGATGCAGCAGGCCTATGCGCTCGGCGAAGCGGACACCGTGCTGCAGAAAACGCCGTTCAGCTTCGACGTGTCGGTGTGGGAATTCTTCTGGCCACTGATGTTCGGCGCCAGGCTGGCCGTAGCCAACCCCGGCGACCACCGCGAACCGGCGCGGCTCGTGCAGCTGATTCGCGCGCATGAGGTGACCACGCTGCACTTCGTGCCCTCGATGCTGCAGGCCTTTCTTGCCCACCAGGGCGTGGAGGCTTGCACCAGCCTGCGGCGCATCGTCTGCAGCGGCGAGGCATTGGCCGCAGAAGCGCAGAACGAAGTCTTCAGGCGATTGCCGCAAGCCGCGCTCTACAACCTGTACGGCCCCACCGAGGCCGCCATCGACGTGACGCATTGGAGCTGCCGCGATGACGGGCGCACCCAGGTGCCCATCGGCCGGCCGATCGACGACACGCAAACCTATGTGCTCGATGCCGAATTGAACCTGGTGCCACCGGGCGCCGCGGGCGAGCTTTACCTGGGCGGCGCCGGGCTTGGGCGTGGCTACGTGCGCCGTGCTGGGCTCACGTCCGAGCGCTTCGTGGCCGACCCTTTCGACAGCGAAGGCGGTGCAAGGCTTTACCGCACCGGCGACCTGGTCCGCTGGAACAGCGAAGGCCAGCTCGATTATCTGGGCCGCATCGATCACCAGGTGAAGATCCGCGGATTCCGCATTGAACTGGGCGAGATCGAGGCGCAGCTGCTTGCCCAACCCGAGGTGCGCGAGGCCGTCGTCTTGGCAAGCCAGGGCGCGAACGGCGCGCAACTCGTGGCCTATGTGTCGGCGCAGGCGGGGCACGTCATCGATGCGGCGCGCTTGCGCGAACAACTCGGCCGCGCGTTACCCGACTACATGGTGCCGGCGCTCTTCATGGTGCTCGAGACCCTGCCGCTGAACGCCAACGGCAAGGTCGACCGCAAGGCGCTGCCCGAACCCGCGCGCGCGAGCGCCCAAGCCTACGAGCCGCCGCAGGGCGCCAGGGAAGAAGCGCTCGCAGCCATATGGGCCGAGGTGCTCGGCGTGCCACGCGTGAGCCGTTACGACAACTTCTTCGAACTCGGCGGGCATTCGCTCATGTCCGTGCAGGTGGTCGCCCGGGTGCAGGGCGCCATGCATGCCGACCTCACGGTCTCCGATATTTTCAGGCAGCCGGTTCTCATGGACGTGGCCGCGCTCATTGCAGATGCCGGCGAAAGGAAACCCGTGGCCCAGTCTCTTTCGGACATCGACGCCTTCATGGACAGCCTGGAGATCGCTTGA